TCATTTGATTTATGGAAAAATCAATATTCTTCGATTAATATGGATCGATTGAAAAATGATGCATGCCCAACTTGTGGTAGTGATCCAGTCTTTCCTTACTTAACAGCTGAAATGGAAACAAAGGCAGCTGTGCTTTGCGGAAGAGATACTGTGCAAATTAGACCGAGTTCAGGTAAACAATTTTCTTTTGAGCAAATTGCCGAGCGTATAAAGCCGATCGCAGATGCTTTTTTAGAAAATCCATTTCTTATGTCATTTACGTTTGGTGAACACAGAATCGTTCTATTTAAGGACGGTCGTGCCCTGATTCACGGAACAAAAGATATTTCTGAAGCGAAGAAGATTTATCATCGCTACATAGGGTAGCAAGGAGGATATAAAATGACGGTATCTCGTGCTTTAACAATTGCGGGATCGGACTCTGGAGGAGGAGCAGGCATCCAAGCGGACTTAAAAACATTTCAAGAGCTTGGAGTATTTGGTATGACAGCAATCACTGCTGTTACAGCTCAAAATACACTTGGTGTCCAAGGAGTTTATCCTTTAACAATAGAAGCGTTAAAAACTCAAATTGATTCAGTTGCCGTAGATTTACAACCAAATGCTGTCAAAACTGGCATGCTTTTTAATGCTGAAATGATTCAGCTTGTTGCTGAGCGAATTCGTTATTATAATTGGGAAAATATCATTGTTGATCCTGTTATGATCGCAAAAGGCGGGCAATCATTATTACAAGAAGAAGCTGTAGAGGCTTTGATTACCTCCTTATTGCCGTTGGCTAAAGTGATTACCCCAAATATCCCTGAAGCGGAAGTGTTAACAGGTATGAAGATTGAAACGTTTGAGCAAAAAAAAGAGGCAGCTAAAAAGCTGTTTGATCTTGGTGCAACGTTCGTCATGATTAAAGGTGGTCATGATCCTAACGGTGAAGTGGTTATTGACCTGTTATATGATGGACAGAGTTTTGATACGTTCGAAGGTGTACGAAAAGAAACAAAACATACTCATGGTACCGGCTGTACATTTGCAGCTGCAATCACTGCTGAAATTAGTAAAGGGAAGAGTGTACGTGAAGCTGTGAAAACCGCAAAAGCCTTTATTCAAGCCGCAATTGAAGATCAATTAGGCATTGGTGGGGGACACGGTCCAACCAATCATTGGGCTTTCAAGAAAAACAACATAACAACCGTATAAATGAAGATTATGGACTGACTCACAGATGAGAAATGACAGGTAGCAACTGTTATAGCTCGAGTCAGTCCTTTTGGGTTTAATCGACAAAATTCGGGTGGTGCCAGGCACCACCAAAAAAGGAGCGCAAAAAATGAACGTATCTCAAGCGCTAAAAGTATATTTTGTAATGGGATCTGTGAATTGTCTTAACTTTGATCCGGAAAAAACATTGTCTGAGGCCATAAAGGGTGGCATTACTATGTTTCAATATAGAGAGAAGGGCGAAGGAGCTTTAGTAGGTGAAGGACAAGTTTATTTAGGAAAAAAATTAAAAATGCTATGTGAAAAGAATAGAATTCCATTTATTGTGAATGATGATATTGACTTAGCATTGGAACTTAATGCAGATGGAATTCATATTGGACAAGATGATAGTGATCCTTTCTACACAAGAAAAAGGATAGGATCAACCAAATGGATTGGAATTTCAACACATTCTGTTCAGGAGGCGAAAAAGGCAGTAGCTGAAGGAGCCGATTATATCGGAGTCGGCCCAATGTTCTCAACGAAAACAAAAAAAGATGCACATGATGTAGTAGGGCCATTCCTTATTACGCAAATAAGAGAAGCTGGCTTTATTCATTTGCCGATTGTAGGAATTGGTGGAATTACATTAGAAAATGCCAGTGAGGTTTACCATTCAGGTGCAAATGGGGTGGCAATCATCAGTGCGATCAGCCAGGCTATGTCACCAAAAGATGCCACACAAGCATTTTGTTCGATACAATAGAAAAAGTCTTAACAATGGAAATTATGAAATAGCGCTTTTGTGATATCAATGCTATAATTATAACCAGGTACTAATAACATGTATTAATTTAAGGAGGATGTACATGGATTTATCACTTAAAGGACGTAATATCGTCGTAATGGGAGTAGCAAATAAACGTAGTATTGCATGGGGAATTGCCCGTTCTTTACATAATGCTGGAGCAAGATTAATTTTTACATATGCTGGTGAACGTCTAGAGAAGTCAGTTCGTGACCTTGCTGAGTCTTTAGAAGGCGAATCCCTTGTAATACCTTGTGATATTACAAATGATGAAGAAATCAAAACATGTTTCTCAACAATTAAAGAGCAAGTTGGTGTGATTCACGGTATTGCTCATTGTATCGCATTTGCGAACAAAGAAGAGCTTCAAGGTGAGTATTTAAACACAACTCGTGAAGGTTTCTTACTATCGCAAAACATCAGCTCTTATTCATTAACAGCTGTGGCTAAAGAGGCAAGAGGTCTTCTAACAGAAGGCGGAAGCATTGTAACATTAACATACCTAGGTGGAGAAAGAGTCCTACCAAACTATAACGTGATGGGTGTGGCAAAAGCTTCCCTTGAAGCAAGTGTTAGATATTTAGCAAGCGACCTAGGAAAAGATGGGATTCGTGTTAACTCAATCTCAGCTGGACCAATACGTACACTTTCTGCCAAAGGAATCAGTGACTTCAACTCAATCTTAAAAGACATTGAAGAACGTTCACCACTTCGTCGTACAACAACACCAGAAGAAGTGGGAGATACAGCACTATTCTTATTCAGTGACTTATCAAGAGGAATGACTGGTGAAAACCTACATGTTGATTCCGGATATCATATTCTAGCTTAATTAAAAAGGGCGACTCAATTTAAAATGTACCCTTTGTAAAGGACAGTTTTAAAAAAAGGCATTAAGCAGCCTGAAGAAGATGATCTCTGTATTTTACAGGGGTCATCTTTTTTAGGTTCCATTGATATCTATGATGGTTATAGTAAGTGATGTATTTGTCTATTTCGCGTTTTAGTTCGTCCAAAGTTTTACATGGCTTAATATTTGCTTCGTCTTTAAGGTGGCCAAAGAATGATTCTATTGGTGCGTTATCCCAACAGTTTCCCCGTCTAGACATAGATTGCCGTAATCCCATTTTCTTCACAAGCTTTTGGAATCCTGGATGGGTGTAGTGAGTTCCTTGATCTGAATGAATGAGAGCGTCTTTAGCTTTCTTATAGTTTCGGTTCTTCTTTAACTTGTGCAAGGTGTTTGTAGCTAACTCCATGGTGATACGATCCGATAGATGATAAGCTAGAATTTCACCTGTTGATCCATCTTTAATTACTGATAAATAAGCTCTTTGGCCATTATGGTAATGCATATAAGTGATGTCAGTAAGAAGTACGTTATATGGAATCCCTTGCTTAAATTGGCGGTTTAATATGTTTGGCACAACGCGATGTTCTTGGGTTGCCTTCATCATTCTTTTATATGGGTTAGCTTTTCTAATAGGACAGAAAATATTGTATTTCTTCATAATTCTGCGAACACGTTTCAAATTAAAGACACACTGAAATTGACCCGCCAATGTCATCTTAATTTGGCGTGCCCCTTTCTTTCGACCTTTAAAGTGGAAGGCTTTTAAAATTAATGCTTTAGCTTCTTCATCCCTCACTTCCTGACGTTTCCTTTGTTCTTCGGACTTAGCTGAGAAATAATTATAGTAACCACTTCGTGACACCCCGGCAACGTCACAAAGGAATTTCACCATGTGTTTTAGGTTGTATTTTTCAATAACCTCACGAATAAGAATGTACCTCTGACTAGAAGGAAGCCTTACTTCTTCAGCCCCCTTTCTAACATACGAATCTTTTTTAGGAGTTCATTTTCTGCCTTTACAAGATTCATCTTAGCTTCTAATCTTGCATACTTCTCCTCAAGGGACAGTTCTTTTACTCGCGGTCTTCCAGAATTATTTTTCCTAGTGTCTTTAAGCCCCAACAAGCCTTCAGTTTTATAAGTGTTTCTCCAACGCTCTGAAGAAGATTTAATTCTTTGCATGCCAATAATTTCAACATCAAATCCAGCTTCTTCAAAGATTTGTCTTGAAAGCTTCCCCTTACTGAATTCAGATACAAAATGTTGTTTAAACTCATCCGAGTAAGTAATTCCCTTTGAACTGACCGATTTCACATATGGGTTTTTAGATAATAGTTTGATTTCTTTTTCTGTAAATAGCTTTTTACTCATGATTCTCCGTCTCCAAGTTATGTCTGTAGTTGTGATGCTTACATTATACAAAAAAGCACCCTATAGAGAGAGCACTTTTTTTAAGTGTCTACTCTATAGGGTACATTTTAATTGTGAGTCGCCCTTTTTATCGTTAATTTTTATAACATTGTATCGAATTTGAAACATGTTTCTCTAGAAGGCTGTCCCCATGTAATAAGGTTCGTGCAGGTTGACGTTTGAGAATAGTTCCGTTTTTAACGAGAATAATTTCATCTCCAACATCAACGATCACAGATTTTCTATTTTTATAAGGATTAGCCAATTCAATGCATTCTTTAGCGTAATGATTGATTTGTGGAAATGGGTGATCTGGCTTTGCGAGAAAGAAACCTTGACCAAATTGAATGCCAAGATTCATGACTCGTTGTAACTCAGCTTCCGTTTCAATTCCCTCTCCGATAATTTGACTATTCATTTTCTTGGCAAAGGTTACGAAAGCTTCAAGAATATTTGATTTGACCTCATTGTGATCCACACCGCTTATAAGAGAACGGTCTACTTTAATATAATCCGGCATCAATTCCGAAATGGATTGAAGCGACGAGTAGCCTGCTCCCGCATCATCAATAGCAATCTTAAATCCCTGCTCACGATAGTGATTCAAAGCATTTCGAAACGCTTTAAAATCGTTAATGGCATTTCTTTCTGTAATTTCAAACACAACATTTTTTGGTTCAATACCATAATGCTTTAGTACCGATATTGTATGACCTGCGTTGAATTCTTTATCATAAATAACCTGTGAAT
This genomic stretch from Metabacillus sp. B2-18 harbors:
- a CDS encoding EAL domain-containing protein, which codes for MNNFCQETPDQAKQLKNHFLEILDQRQLTVHFQPIVHFHSNTVYGFEALSRGPVSSPFYRPDALFPYAEKEGLLYSLEKLARERAFELSKDTIGNQKLFINLNSQVIYDKEFNAGHTISVLKHYGIEPKNVVFEITERNAINDFKAFRNALNHYREQGFKIAIDDAGAGYSSLQSISELMPDYIKVDRSLISGVDHNEVKSNILEAFVTFAKKMNSQIIGEGIETEAELQRVMNLGIQFGQGFFLAKPDHPFPQINHYAKECIELANPYKNRKSVIVDVGDEIILVKNGTILKRQPARTLLHGDSLLEKHVSNSIQCYKN
- the thiE gene encoding thiamine phosphate synthase, with the protein product MNVSQALKVYFVMGSVNCLNFDPEKTLSEAIKGGITMFQYREKGEGALVGEGQVYLGKKLKMLCEKNRIPFIVNDDIDLALELNADGIHIGQDDSDPFYTRKRIGSTKWIGISTHSVQEAKKAVAEGADYIGVGPMFSTKTKKDAHDVVGPFLITQIREAGFIHLPIVGIGGITLENASEVYHSGANGVAIISAISQAMSPKDATQAFCSIQ
- the thiD gene encoding bifunctional hydroxymethylpyrimidine kinase/phosphomethylpyrimidine kinase; amino-acid sequence: MTVSRALTIAGSDSGGGAGIQADLKTFQELGVFGMTAITAVTAQNTLGVQGVYPLTIEALKTQIDSVAVDLQPNAVKTGMLFNAEMIQLVAERIRYYNWENIIVDPVMIAKGGQSLLQEEAVEALITSLLPLAKVITPNIPEAEVLTGMKIETFEQKKEAAKKLFDLGATFVMIKGGHDPNGEVVIDLLYDGQSFDTFEGVRKETKHTHGTGCTFAAAITAEISKGKSVREAVKTAKAFIQAAIEDQLGIGGGHGPTNHWAFKKNNITTV
- a CDS encoding IS3 family transposase (programmed frameshift), which translates into the protein MSKKLFTEKEIKLLSKNPYVKSVSSKGITYSDEFKQHFVSEFSKGKLSRQIFEEAGFDVEIIGMQRIKSSSERWRNTYKTEGLLGLKDTRKNNSGRPRVKELSLEEKYARLEAKMNLVKAENELPKKDSYVRKGAEEVRLPSSQRYILIREVIEKYNLKHMVKFLCDVAGVSRSGYYNYFSAKSEEQRKRQEVRDEEAKALILKAFHFKGRKKGARQIKMTLAGQFQCVFNLKRVRRIMKKYNIFCPIRKANPYKRMMKATQEHRVVPNILNRQFKQGIPYNVLLTDITYMHYHNGQRAYLSVIKDGSTGEILAYHLSDRITMELATNTLHKLKKNRNYKKAKDALIHSDQGTHYTHPGFQKLVKKMGLRQSMSRRGNCWDNAPIESFFGHLKDEANIKPCKTLDELKREIDKYITYYNHHRYQWNLKKMTPVKYRDHLLQAA
- the fabI gene encoding enoyl-ACP reductase FabI, which produces MDLSLKGRNIVVMGVANKRSIAWGIARSLHNAGARLIFTYAGERLEKSVRDLAESLEGESLVIPCDITNDEEIKTCFSTIKEQVGVIHGIAHCIAFANKEELQGEYLNTTREGFLLSQNISSYSLTAVAKEARGLLTEGGSIVTLTYLGGERVLPNYNVMGVAKASLEASVRYLASDLGKDGIRVNSISAGPIRTLSAKGISDFNSILKDIEERSPLRRTTTPEEVGDTALFLFSDLSRGMTGENLHVDSGYHILA